The Isorropodon fossajaponicum endosymbiont JTNG4 genome segment CCAGTTTAGCTACATTCCTGCATTAAATGATAGAGACGACCACATAAAGATGCTCATCGATTTAATTTCCACTCATTTATGACTACTTCGCATAATTTATATTATGTTAAATAATTGTTTTTTAAACCTGTACTAACCTACTGCGTTTGCCATAGGTGTATCCAACTTCAATAGCAGTTTGTTTGATTAATTTAATTAGGATAGTCAAAGCATGAAATAAACCCCTAATGGAAGACCTAAAGATTAAAAAAGACAACGTTAAAAAAACTCGAAACTGTTGTAATTTAAATTACTAACAGCATAATAAGCCGCATAGGCAACAATCATCTTTCCATAAAGCATTTAAGCCTCTAGTAATATTAATTGGCGTATTGACACCGATATTACGCTCAAAACTTTCAGAATAATTACCGAATTTAAATAAGCGTACCAAAGGTTAAATTGAGTGGTTAAAGCCTTGCGCCGCCGCCCTTCCTTCTATACCAGTAAAAAGCATTTACATAATTTTGAGTAAAATACCCTTGCCTTTTTTGGAAAGTATCAGCCAATTGGTACTGCGCCTCAGCATTGCCTAAAAGAGGCTTGATGTTGAATTTCAATAGCCTCAGCAGTGCTTAAGCTTGATTCTGCCAATAAGTGTTTGTGAATTTGGCTCATTAATCGCCTCTTATTTATTGTTTATTTAATTGAATATACCACCGATTTTTACGCTTGTAAAGTAAAAAATAATTAATAATATTATTATATTAAATCAATGACTTATATAGTATTTATGGTATAAATACCATGACTGGTATTTTTTAACTAATTTAATGGTTAAATACAGGTGGTAAAAATTAACTATAATAGGTAAAAATTACATTGAAATTAAGGTGCAAATAATGGCAAATAAAACCAAGGAATATCTGGCTAAAGTACGTAAGAAGACTGGCTTTTCGGATTATAAAATATCTCAAGAATATGCAATTAATCAATCCAATTTAAGCAAATATAAGTCAGGAAAAGCCGCCCTTTCTGAAACACATGCTTGGCTATTTGCCAATATTTTAGGCATTAATCCTGCAGAAGTTGTTGCTCACACCAAACTTGAACATGCAAAAATTACTGGCAGTAAATCAAAGGCCATATTTTGGCAAGAGCAACTAGAAAAACTTGCAAACAACTCTAAGGTCATCAAAATAAACATTGCACAAATTAACCCCATTGTTGGCGATTTAGATGGCAATGCTCAAAAAATCATCAAGTTAACTAAAGAGGCACACGCTCAAGATTGTGATTTGTTGGTTTTTCCCGAATTATCACTGATTGGCTACCCTCCTGAAGATTTACTACTACGTGAGGGCTTTATTCAACAAGTCCAAGATAAAGTAACCTTAATCAGCCAAACCATCTCTGAAGATATTTCTATTATATTTGGCGCGCCTTCCAAGCAAGGTGGCGTTTTATATAACGGCGCCTATCTTGTTCAAAATTCACAACTGCGGGTTTATCACAAGCAAAACCTTCCGAATTATGGCGTGTTTGATGAAAAGCGTTATTTTGAACCCGGTCATGAGGCTTTTATTTTTGAATGCCAAGGTAGAAGAATTGGCCTAGTCATCTGTGAAGATGCTTGGACACCAAAGGTTATCTCTACCACAGCCAATCAGGGCGCACAAATCATCATCAGTATTAACGCTTCCCCATTCCAAGTTGGTAAACATTCACAACGTATTGAGCAAATTAAACAACGCGTATTAGCAACTAAAACTGATTTTATTTACGTTAATATGGTTGGTGCACAAGATGAATTGGTATTTGATGGCGCATCTTTTGCCATGAATTCAAATGCCGACATCACTTTGCAATTGCCCTTATTTAAAGAAACAGTTCAAAGTGTTAGCTTTACCCCCCCTACCACACTACCTGACACTGACCCTATTGAAAAAATCATTTACAATGCCTTGGTACTCGCCACTAAAGACTATATTGAAAAAAACGCCGTTTTTAATGGCGTGGTTATTGGCTTATCTGGTGGTATCGATTCTGCACTAACCCTTGCCATTGCTGCTGATGCCATCGGTACTGAAAACATTAAAGCCATTATGATGCCCTATGAATACACCTCAAACATGAGTCTTGAAGATGCCAAAATGCAAGCCGCAGCTATGAATATTGATTATCATGAAATCAGCATTCACACTATGGTGAGTAGCTTTAACACGCAACTTAACACACTATTTAACGGCATGGAAGCCGATACCACCGAGGAAAATCTACAGGCTCGTGTACGTGGCACGCTACTAATGGCAATCTCTAATAAATTAGGTAAAATCGTACTCACCACAGGCAACAAATCTGAAATGGCAGTAGGCTACGCCACCTTATATGGCGATATGTCAGGCGGTTTTGCCCCTCTTAAAGACGTTAGTAAAACCTTAGTTTACCAACTAGCAAAATACAGAAACACCCTATCAACCATCATCCCAAGGCGCGTTATCGACAGAGCGCCCTCTGCCGAACTTGCCCCTAACCAAATTGACCAAGACTTCCTACCTCCTTATGACGAACTGGACGCAATTCTGGCACTATTTATCGAACAAAAACATTCCGTTAAATACATCATCAAACAAGGTTTTAACGAACAAACCGTTAAACGCATTACTCAAATGGTACTTAATAACGAATATAAACGCAGACAAAGCGCACCCGGCCCTAAAATTAGCCAAAATGCCTTTGGCAAAGAGCGTCGCTACCCCATGACTTCTAGGTTTCAGCCTTGATACTATTAAAATACAAAAAAATATCAATTAAATTTTTCAATTATCATGTTATCGGGTTTACCAAATTGAAATCGTATATTAAGTTAGTGATTTATTTTAATAAAGCATAAAAGATAAATATGTCCTTATAACAATAGCTAGGTATAAAGATTGTAGGATTAAACATGGCTAAATTATTATCTGAAATAATAGAAAAATCATTTTTTGATAACCACAGACCCAAGTATTCTTTTCTGCCTTCAAGGTTAACTGCAATAGTCTAATTTTATTGGACACAAAGATAGCCTTATAATACAAACCATAAGGAGGTCAGTAATGACACAATATAAATCAAGAAAACAACGAGTGACTTTTACCGTTGAACATTCTGTTCAATACCCCCTTGAGGGGGAAACACTAGATTATGCCAAACTCATGGTGCATGAGAATTACACCAATAAAAAAAATCATGATAATATCAGGAGCTTGCTCCTCAGCAGTTAGCAGATGGAGAAAACAATACCTAGCAGAGCTTGGTGGACAAACACCAGAGTCAGGCAAAGCGCTGACTTCTGAACAACAAACAATACAACTGCTTGAGAAACAACTTTGGCGCGCACAAAGGGACAATGAAATCTTAAAAAAGGCAACAGCCTTGTTCGCTGTGGACAATCACCAAGTGATATGATTATCAAGATAAACAAGGCTTGCCAACAATACAATTCCTGAAGCCATTAGAAAGGCAGTCTATACCACCAATGCCATTGAATCCTTAAACTCAGTGATTCGTAAATCTATCAAGAATAGAAAGATTTTTAATCACGATGATTCTGCTTTTAAAGTTGTCTTTTTGGCCATTGAAGCAGCCAGTAAGAAATGGACGATGCCAATTAGAAATTGGTCACAAGCAGTGAATTAGTTTATAATCCTGCATGAGGATAGATTAAAGGATTATGTCTGATTTTTAACGAGGGCTTTACACAATCTGGTTTACAGGGTCTATTATTTAAAACTTGTATTCTTGAAACTATTCTTACTTTTTTAAAACAAGCAAGGTTTGTTCATTTAGATTGGTTATTAAATAATAAGTCACTAATACCACACTGTGGCTTAAAACCTGGCACAAGTTGTATTAACAATGAGCGTAGTTTATTTTGATCATGGCTAGTGATAGCAAGTTCTATATCATCTAATAACAATCTTAATTCACGCCAAGAAAGCATATTTTCTTGAGCTTTCATAATCATTGAATGGCTGGTATCCAACGCATTATCATCAATTAATAACTCTTCAAAAAGCTTTTCTCCTGGACGAAGACCTGTGATTTTAATTTCAATATCCCCATTTAAGTTGGCTTCATCTTTAAGCTCTAATCCCGTTAAGTGAATCATCTTTAAAGCCAAATCGTAAATTCTAACAGGTTTACCCATATCCAGCACAAACACATCACCACCAGAGCCCATAGCGCCCGCTTGAATAACCAATGCCACTGCTTCAGGTATGGTCATAAAATAACGAACAATTTTTTTATCAGTGACCGTTACTGGTCCACCTGCTTTAATTTGTTTTTTAAACAAAGGAATAACCGACCCGCTAGAATCCAGCACATTGCCAAACCTTACCATACTAAACCTTGTGTCACTCTGACACTTTGATAATGCTTGCAATACCATTTCAGCACAACGTTTAGTAGCGCCCATGGTGTTTGTTGAGCGTACAGCTTTATCAGTGGATATGAGCACAAACGTTTCAACCTTGCTACTAATAGCAGCTTGTGCACAATTGAGCGTACCAAAAATATTGTTCATTACGCCTTCAGTATGATTAAACTCCACCATCGGCACATGTTTATAAGCTGCTGCATGATAAATTGTCTGCACCTTAAATTGCTTACACACTCTTTCCACTCTGTCTTGGTTAACCACCGAGCCTAATATTGGAAATACCTTGGTGCTATCATTCAATTCTTTGTCAATGGTATAAAGTGCCAACTCACTTTGTTCAAATAATATTAACCTAGACGCACCAAGGCTAATAACCTGCCTACACAATTCTGAACCAATTGACCCACCAGCACCTGTTATCATCACAACTTTGTTTTTGATGTTCACTTCAAGCAGGGATTGATTAGGCTTAACAGGCTCTCTACCCAGCAAGTCACCAATACTCACATCACGCAAATCATCGACTTTAACTTGACCTTGCGCAAGTGCAGACACACCTGGCAAAATCCGTACAAGAACTGGATATGGTTCTAATAGATTGATGATTTCATTACGCCTTTGACGTGATGCTGAGGGCAATGCTAATAAAATTTCATTGACGCTATACTTGTGTATCAATAATTCAATATGCTTAGCGCTATGCACTTTTACGCCATTAATATGTTGCTTGTTTAAATCCTTCGCATCATCAATAAAAGCAACAGGCTTATACTCTTTTGATTGTAATAATGCCTCAGATAACTGCCTGCCAGCCGCTCCTGCACCATAAATAATAACATTTTTCTTGCTGTTTTTAAGAAAAATACCTGCATCGGATAGCACCCACCTAGCCAACATTCTCAAGCCACCAATTGCCATAATTGCCAGTAATCCATTGATAAATATAACTGACCTTGGAATACCCTCTACAGCAGACATAAAACCGACTATGCCCCATATAAGTGCATATAGAGATACAGCCTTAACCACTGACCATAATGCTCGCAACCCTAAAAACCGAACAATACCATGATAAAGCCCAAATTGAATAAAAATTGGAATAGCAATCACTGGCGCACCAATAATCACCAAAAAAAGATCGCTTTGTGGCCAATACCAATATCCAAGTCTAAGAGAAAAAGAAACTAGCAATATACTAACCAGCACAACTGAGTCAATCAATAACACAATTAATTGCTTAATAATTCTAGGTAGTGTTGTTAATTTTTCAAATAGTTTCATTATTCTAAGCACCTCTAATGAGACACACCTTCTCGTTTAATAACTTTTAAAAAAGTCATCCACAATATTCTTATATCAAACCAAAATGACTGATAAGTTGCATATTCTACATCTAAACTAACTTTATCAATAATTGACAACTCATCTCGCCCATTAACTTGCGCCCAACCCGTCACACCTGGTAATAATTTATTCACGCCTTTTTCAGTACGCAAGTCAATTAAATCCTCTTGGTTAAACAGTGCAGGCCGCGGTCCTACAAAGCTCATATCGCCCTTTAAGATTGAATATAATTGTGGCAATTCATCCAAACTTGTACGTCGCAAAAATCCACCTATTGGGGTTAAATATTCGCCTGGATTTTGCAATAAATGTGTTGCTATAGCAGGGGTATTTATTCTCATTGTGCGAAACTTTGGCATATTAAAAATAACATTATTTTTTCCGACTCTATCTGACCAATAAAGTGCGTCACCTTTTGAGGTTAATTTAACTAAAATAGCCACTACAATAATCGGCAACAACGAAGCACAAATTATAACCAATAACAAATCAAACCCTCTTTTCATTTGCTATCCCCTTAAGTGCTTCATCCGTAGTAACAACAGGTTGCCAACCTAATAAATCCCTTGCCTTAGAACTGTCTACTTGAAGTGATGAAAATAGGCGAATTGCATCTGATTTTTTACCCAATAAATTAGCCATAAAAACCATAAACCCTACAGGAATTGGCAATAAATATGGTTCCCTACCAAAGGCTTTTGCAATTTTTCTAAGTAATTGCGTGGTAGATAAATCCCGCCCATCAGAAATTAAAAAAACTTCATTTGGAGCTTTTTTATGACTCATACAAGTAATCATAAAATCCACCAAATTATCAAGTGCTATTAAAGAGCGAGTGTTTTTAACCAGCCCCAATGGCAAGGGCATTAAAAATTTTGAACTTGCCCAATTAATTAATCTGCCAAAATTACCAGGTGCATTAATACCATAAACTAATGGCGGACGAATGATAACCACCTCTAAACCCGTCTTCTTTGACAATTCAAACAATCCCACCTCAGCTTCATACTTACTAATGGCATAAGGCTCTTGCGGATTAGGCTTGTCATTTTCTGTAAATGCAACATGACCACTATTGCCGTTAACCCCAATAGAGCTAATAAAAATTAGTCTTTTGACTTTACTAATAGCTGCTTGCGTTGCTAAATTTAAAGTCAAATTTGTATTTATCTGTTGAAATTCATCAAGTACTGATGCCTTCTTTGAATCAAGCACATGTGCTTTACCTGCCAGATGAATCACAACATCAATACCATCTAAACTATGCGAAAAATCTATCTCATTAGAAAAATCCCCAACTATAAATTGCTTAACCTTATCAGAGAAAATACTTGTTTTTCTACGAACAGCAACAGATAAATCAAACCCTCTATTAAGCAACTCTTGAGACAACGCACGACCTACAAAACCTGTCGCACCTGTGAGCAATATGTTCATTATTTTTTCAACAATCCAACTATCTTTTGTGGGTATTTAGATAATATTTTAAAAATATTGGTTTTAATGCCGTTTTCTTTACAAACTCTTAGGGTTTCAATATTATTTATCCAAATACTACTTAAAGAAGTACTCACACCGCCTGTTCGCATTTTAACAATTACTTCTGGCAAATAATGATAGCTAATTTTATGTGTATATAAAAATCGTACTAAAATATCAAAGTCAGCAGCAATTTTTAAATCTGTTCTAAACATGCCATATTTTTGATAAACCTCTTTTCTTGCAAAAAATGTAGGATGGGCTGGCATCCAGCCATAAGCAAACTTATCAGGACTAAAATAACGACTATTATATCGTCTAATTACTTTTTCTAAATTATTAGGCTTAACGTACACCAAATCTGCAAACACACAATCCACTTTCTTTTCAAATGCTTTGATAATTTTTTGGATGACAAATTTATTAATATAAAAATCATCGGAATTTAAAATTCCAATAATATCACCAGTTGCTAACGCAATTCCCTTATTCATAGCATCATAAATACCTTTATCTGGCTCAGATACAAATTTTGCAATTTTATCTTGACATTGTTTGATAATTTCAATTGTTCCATCTGTAGAACCACCATCAATAATAATATACTCAATATTTGGATAATTTTGGCTCAAAACCGAATCAATAGCATCTCTTATAGTGGTTTTATTGTTCCAGACTACTGTTATGATTGATAGTTTCATAAACAACTTAGCCACAATTTGAACATGTTAAATAGTTTATCACTGCCATCAACTTCATTTTTGACAAACAAACATTCACCAGAACTGAATGGTAAGAAATATCTACTAAAATCTTGGTTTATTAGTGCATTCCAATGGGTAGTAACACTAAGTATTGCTAAAATTAATTTTGATATATTGAAGTGGTTTTCTTTTATATTTGTCATTTAAATATTTTTAGGGTCTTAACTAGTTAAGACCCTATTTTTATAATAACCACCCTTCTAATATATTTACTCAACAACCACAAATAAAAACCATAGTATTCAAATAAATTAATTTGTTTTCTTTTCTTTGCCCCCTTTAAGGCAAGGTTTTCGCCTTGATGCATTTTAAATAAATCATTTGACAGTCCAGAAACACCATAACTTCTTTTTCCGTTGCCTGTATAAACTAAGTCTTCATTTAAAATATAAAGCGGTGTTATATTGATAAGTCTCAGCCATAAATCAATATCTTCTCCATGTTTCAAATTTTCATTATATAAACCAACCTCTATTAGTATCTTTTTATCGACAATAGCCGTTGGTGTCGCTGGATACCATTTCCAAATAATGTTTTTTGCATTTAATGAATAAAATATTGTTTTGACCTTGTTGAAAAATGGATAAACCTCTCCGTTTCTATTCGTACCTAAAAATTTAATTTCTTTATATTTTTTTAATAATGACATTTGTTTTTCAAGCTTTTCCACTAGCCAAACATCATCAGAATCAAGCAAGGCTATCCAATTTCCGACCGCCTTCTTAATCCCCTTATTCCTCGCTTTAGAAACACCTGAATTTTCCTGATTAATTAATCTAAATTGGATACTTGAGTGCTGATTATTTTTTATATATTGCTCAACTATTTTTCTAGAATCATCACTTGAACCGTCGTTAATAATCAGCACTTCAATATTTTTTTGATAAGTTTGATTTAACACTGAATCTAGAGTATTTTTAATCGTTTTCTGGGAGTTATACATAGGAATAACAACACTCACTTTTATATTTTTCATTGTTTTATTTTTTTGATTCTATCAATTATTTGTTTTGGTAAAAATAGTTTTATTATTTTTTTAATGAATTGTTCTACATAAAGGTACAAATAATATAAATTATATTTGAGGTTGAATTTATGATTATTAATAATTCTATGATTCTGTCTTATTGCGGTAAGTCTGTTTATATCTGATACCCCGTCCAGTGATATTATTGCAATGATATTTTGAATATAGGTTGTTTTATCATTTTGTTTAAATACATTATAAAAAAAATTAAAATCTCCTGCTATTGAATACTTCAAAATAAATTTATTTTCTTTATGGTATTTACTTTCAATAAAAGTGCTTTGGTGTGAGCAAACCATGCCCTGCCATAATTTATTAAAATTTTTAGCCTTCTTTACTTTTAAAAAATTACCATAATCAATTATTACATCACCATATATTATTTTTGTGGTATATTGCTTAGTGTTAAATATTTTCTCTATGGTTGTATTAGAGTAAAATTTATCTTCAGCATTCATGAAATTAATCCAATTTCCAGTTGCCGCATCAACGCCCTTATTCATAGCATCATAAATTCCTTTATCCGACTCACTCACCCAATAAGCGATTTTATCTTCATATTTCTTGATAATATCTATTGTTCCATCCGTTGAGCCACCATCAATAATGATGTATTCAATATTGTCATAAGTTTGGTTGATGACGCTTTTAATGGTTTCTTCTAAAAATTTAACGCCATTAAAAACCACGGTAACAACGGTTATTAGCAGTTTATTTAGAGAAGGTTTTTTAGTTTTTAAATCGCTTTTCATTTGTAAATCACCAAGTATCAGTACATATCATCAATATCTAATTGTACAGACAAGCTTGATTAGGGCTGATTTTTAAAAATTTTAATTACTCATATCTTTTTGCCAACTCTGTTGATATGCGCCAATAAATCCTTATTGGTAATTTTTTCTAAATTAATAATATCAAAGAAATAAGGTAAATTACCTTCTTCGTTAAGTTGATAGGCGAGCTTTCTTTCATTACTAATAATTGCAATATCTATATCACTTCCTTTTTTGTAATTACCTTTGGTTCGCGAACCAAAAAATAATAGATTTTTCAATCTTATTATTTTCTAATACTGACTTTATAAATTGTATTTCTTTATTATTTAAACCGAACATATATTATCTTTAAACTCTACATGTAACAACAGCAATAAAGCGTAATAATCATCTTGTATTTTTTGAAATACTTCATTAGCCATTGCCTCATCATAAGTATGAATAGTCAAATTTCTATCATTTAAAAGATTTTTCAAAGTTTTCAAATCGTTGCAAATATCGTGTGTCATTTTTCATAATCCCCCGCTTGATAAGAAAGTATTTTAAATCATTTTTCATTTTGAGTAGCTTACAAATCGCCAAGTGTCAGTACAGTACACATATCATCAATATCTAATTTTCAGACCAGTCCAATACATTTCTAGCAAACTCTACATCAGCATAACAAGTAGCAATATCACCTTCTCTCCTATCTACTATTTCAAAGTCAATTTTTTTGCCACTTGCTTGTTCAAAAGCCCTGACCATCTCAAGCACGCTACGACCTTTTCCTGTGCCTAAATTTACGGTCAGAACCTTGCCTTTTATTTGCTCAAAAAGATAATTCAATGATTTGATATGTCCTTTAGCCAAATCAACCACATGAATATAATCTCTAACGCCTGTACCATCAGGTGTGTTGTAATTACCACCAAAAACCTTTAATTGTGCCAATTTCCCTATTGCCACTTGAGCAATATAGGGCATTAAATTATTCGGAATACCATTAGGATTTTCACCAATTTCCCCTGATTTATGTGCACCAACTGGATTAAAATATCGCAAAATACCAATTTTCCATTGGTTGTCTGTTTTGTAAATATCTTTGAGAATGTTTTCAACCATTAATTTTGAACCACCATATGGATTGGTAACATCACCAATGGGTGAATCTTCTGCAATAGGTAGTTTTTCTGGATTGCCATACACAGTTATAGCAGAAGAGCTAAAGATAAGCGTTTTACAGCCAGCAAGTCAAGAGATTAAGCGGGTGTTTAAATATTCCAAGACTTCGCCAGCATTGCCTTTAAATACAATTCTTTTGTGTGTTTTCTTAATTTGATAGTCATACATTGGATCATAATAATCGATAAGCAAACTTTCAATCACAGGATAAAAACCATCAAATTGGTGCTTTGTTTGATACTGACTAAGTGCACTAATAATCATTTTATGCATAACCTT includes the following:
- a CDS encoding sugar transferase, which codes for MKRGFDLLLVIICASLLPIIVVAILVKLTSKGDALYWSDRVGKNNVIFNMPKFRTMRINTPAIATHLLQNPGEYLTPIGGFLRRTSLDELPQLYSILKGDMSFVGPRPALFNQEDLIDLRTEKGVNKLLPGVTGWAQVNGRDELSIIDKVSLDVEYATYQSFWFDIRILWMTFLKVIKREGVSH
- a CDS encoding NAD-dependent epimerase/dehydratase family protein; translation: MNILLTGATGFVGRALSQELLNRGFDLSVAVRRKTSIFSDKVKQFIVGDFSNEIDFSHSLDGIDVVIHLAGKAHVLDSKKASVLDEFQQINTNLTLNLATQAAISKVKRLIFISSIGVNGNSGHVAFTENDKPNPQEPYAISKYEAEVGLFELSKKTGLEVVIIRPPLVYGINAPGNFGRLINWASSKFLMPLPLGLVKNTRSLIALDNLVDFMITCMSHKKAPNEVFLISDGRDLSTTQLLRKIAKAFGREPYLLPIPVGFMVFMANLLGKKSDAIRLFSSLQVDSSKARDLLGWQPVVTTDEALKGIANEKRV
- a CDS encoding glycosyltransferase family 2 protein, which encodes MKNIKVSVVIPMYNSQKTIKNTLDSVLNQTYQKNIEVLIINDGSSDDSRKIVEQYIKNNQHSSIQFRLINQENSGVSKARNKGIKKAVGNWIALLDSDDVWLVEKLEKQMSLLKKYKEIKFLGTNRNGEVYPFFNKVKTIFYSLNAKNIIWKWYPATPTAIVDKKILIEVGLYNENLKHGEDIDLWLRLINITPLYILNEDLVYTGNGKRSYGVSGLSNDLFKMHQGENLALKGAKKRKQINLFEYYGFYLWLLSKYIRRVVIIKIGS
- a CDS encoding nucleotidyltransferase domain-containing protein, translating into MKNLLFFGSRTKGNYKKGSDIDIAIISNERKLAYQLNEEGNLPYFFDIINLEKITNKDLLAHINRVGKKI
- a CDS encoding polysaccharide biosynthesis protein, translating into MKLFEKLTTLPRIIKQLIVLLIDSVVLVSILLVSFSLRLGYWYWPQSDLFLVIIGAPVIAIPIFIQFGLYHGIVRFLGLRALWSVVKAVSLYALIWGIVGFMSAVEGIPRSVIFINGLLAIMAIGGLRMLARWVLSDAGIFLKNSKKNVIIYGAGAAGRQLSEALLQSKEYKPVAFIDDAKDLNKQHINGVKVHSAKHIELLIHKYSVNEILLALPSASRQRRNEIINLLEPYPVLVRILPGVSALAQGQVKVDDLRDVSIGDLLGREPVKPNQSLLEVNIKNKVVMITGAGGSIGSELCRQVISLGASRLILFEQSELALYTIDKELNDSTKVFPILGSVVNQDRVERVCKQFKVQTIYHAAAYKHVPMVEFNHTEGVMNNIFGTLNCAQAAISSKVETFVLISTDKAVRSTNTMGATKRCAEMVLQALSKCQSDTRFSMVRFGNVLDSSGSVIPLFKKQIKAGGPVTVTDKKIVRYFMTIPEAVALVIQAGAMGSGGDVFVLDMGKPVRIYDLALKMIHLTGLELKDEANLNGDIEIKITGLRPGEKLFEELLIDDNALDTSHSMIMKAQENMLSWRELRLLLDDIELAITSHDQNKLRSLLIQLVPGFKPQCGISDLLFNNQSK
- a CDS encoding nucleotidyltransferase substrate binding protein: MTHDICNDLKTLKNLLNDRNLTIHTYDEAMANEVFQKIQDDYYALLLLLHVEFKDNICSV
- a CDS encoding glycosyltransferase family 2 protein → MKLSIITVVWNNKTTIRDAIDSVLSQNYPNIEYIIIDGGSTDGTIEIIKQCQDKIAKFVSEPDKGIYDAMNKGIALATGDIIGILNSDDFYINKFVIQKIIKAFEKKVDCVFADLVYVKPNNLEKVIRRYNSRYFSPDKFAYGWMPAHPTFFARKEVYQKYGMFRTDLKIAADFDILVRFLYTHKISYHYLPEVIVKMRTGGVSTSLSSIWINNIETLRVCKENGIKTNIFKILSKYPQKIVGLLKK
- a CDS encoding NAD+ synthase, which gives rise to MANKTKEYLAKVRKKTGFSDYKISQEYAINQSNLSKYKSGKAALSETHAWLFANILGINPAEVVAHTKLEHAKITGSKSKAIFWQEQLEKLANNSKVIKINIAQINPIVGDLDGNAQKIIKLTKEAHAQDCDLLVFPELSLIGYPPEDLLLREGFIQQVQDKVTLISQTISEDISIIFGAPSKQGGVLYNGAYLVQNSQLRVYHKQNLPNYGVFDEKRYFEPGHEAFIFECQGRRIGLVICEDAWTPKVISTTANQGAQIIISINASPFQVGKHSQRIEQIKQRVLATKTDFIYVNMVGAQDELVFDGASFAMNSNADITLQLPLFKETVQSVSFTPPTTLPDTDPIEKIIYNALVLATKDYIEKNAVFNGVVIGLSGGIDSALTLAIAADAIGTENIKAIMMPYEYTSNMSLEDAKMQAAAMNIDYHEISIHTMVSSFNTQLNTLFNGMEADTTEENLQARVRGTLLMAISNKLGKIVLTTGNKSEMAVGYATLYGDMSGGFAPLKDVSKTLVYQLAKYRNTLSTIIPRRVIDRAPSAELAPNQIDQDFLPPYDELDAILALFIEQKHSVKYIIKQGFNEQTVKRITQMVLNNEYKRRQSAPGPKISQNAFGKERRYPMTSRFQP
- a CDS encoding glycosyltransferase family 2 protein; translated protein: MKSDLKTKKPSLNKLLITVVTVVFNGVKFLEETIKSVINQTYDNIEYIIIDGGSTDGTIDIIKKYEDKIAYWVSESDKGIYDAMNKGVDAATGNWINFMNAEDKFYSNTTIEKIFNTKQYTTKIIYGDVIIDYGNFLKVKKAKNFNKLWQGMVCSHQSTFIESKYHKENKFILKYSIAGDFNFFYNVFKQNDKTTYIQNIIAIISLDGVSDINRLTAIRQNHRIINNHKFNLKYNLYYLYLYVEQFIKKIIKLFLPKQIIDRIKKIKQ